The genomic interval TCCGCTTGATTTAAATCAATATTTATATAGGGAACTTGAATACTATTAATCTCCTGAACAAAATATAATGTATTTAGAATCATTTTATCATGAGCAACACGCAAAGCAACTAATGTTTCCTTTGTCCCAAAGACGACCTTAGCAATTCCAACTTTATTGGTTTCAGATAGTGCCTTTTTCAATAATTCATAGGCTTTCTCTCCACCATTTGGTACAATAAAATAAGCTTTCTCATAAAAAACTGGGTCAATTTCACTTATATCCACAAATTGTAAAATATGAATATTCTTATCTTTTGGTGTCTTTATTTTTTCTAAATCATCATTTGTGAAGATAACATATTTGTCATCTTCATAATTATATCCTTTAACAATATCATTACTTTTAACTTCTTTGTCACAATAATCACAAACTTTCTTATAATGGATTCGCATGTGGCAATCTTTATGAAGCATATTAAAACCAATACTTTCTTTTCGTGTAGCGACATATAAACTCACAGGAATATAAATTAATCCAAATGATATTGAACCTTTCCAACTAACACCCATTTTAATCACCTCGTATAATGTAATTACAGTCATAATTTGCTGTAACTACATTTTTTATATTATAATTATATTTAATAACTAGTAGACTATTTTCTGTCACCTTACAGCTTATAAGACTGTTTTAGTGAG from Mycoplasmatota bacterium carries:
- a CDS encoding Ku protein is translated as MGVSWKGSISFGLIYIPVSLYVATRKESIGFNMLHKDCHMRIHYKKVCDYCDKEVKSNDIVKGYNYEDDKYVIFTNDDLEKIKTPKDKNIHILQFVDISEIDPVFYEKAYFIVPNGGEKAYELLKKALSETNKVGIAKVVFGTKETLVALRVAHDKMILNTLYFVQEINSIQVPYINIDLNQAEVDLAKQLIMQMVEPFSPEKYHDEYLEKLKVAIEQKIEGKEISVPKEKEEKNIINLMDALQESIKQTTQTRV